The following nucleotide sequence is from Gasterosteus aculeatus chromosome 5, fGasAcu3.hap1.1, whole genome shotgun sequence.
aatgagcaggAAGAAAAACGTTTGAttgcacacaaatatataaaacagaTTGCATATAGTttgctaaaatgtaaaagtctTCTAAGTTGTGTCCCACTTAACATGCATAAAAGTAACCCAGTAAATGCTCAAACATACAATACTACCATATGTGACTATATCCAAATACCACTTCTCTCTGCTAGTAATAGTCGCTCAGCCAGTTTGTGGAGCTTCTCAACTCAAACGGCAGAATATATTTTGGTTTCGCCTACAATTCTAGGGAAAGTTGTTCTAGCACCATTGCATTACTGTATTGCTGTTTACAACTGTCCTTGTATTTTTCATTACATACTTCCGTGTTTGTAGATTAAGAGTGACATTATGGATACATGTTCCTTGCTTGTCTCACTAATGAAAGTTGCCTCTATCAGTCAGAAGTTCGTTGTCCTTGATGTGCTCCCTGTAGATGTTGACGGAGAGGCGACGCTTCCAGCCGGCAGATCGGCTACGCAGAGAAAGActgagagggatggagaggactGTGGAGGATCAGGACCAAGCAACCTGGATCCACAGAGTCCTTCACATCCAAATCCTGCTGAAGAGCCTTCAAAATTATCTCGGCCTGAAGTGAGTTATGATTTTCAAGAACCGTTGTCGGATTCTGGACTTGAAAGTGAAGATGGGCACACACTTTGGAAGGATACTAGGACACCTGAGTCTGCTGCACCCGCCCTGAAGAACAAGGAACCACATTATTCTTATGTTGGAAAAATGTCTTCCAGCTGTTTTGGTAGTGAGAATCGCTTGAGAGTCAAGCAAAGGAGAGAGTCACGGTCAGCAGTTGTCACAAGACGGAAACCCAATCGTGGTATTTGTCGTAAAGAAAAGGGACATCTGAAGACGCACCAGAAAATCCAAACAGAGGAGAAACGATTCCGTTGTGATGTTTGTGGGACTAGATTTAGACGACAGGATAATTTGAAGCTTCACCAGAGAAtccacacaggagagaaaccatTCAGTTGTGATGTTTGTCAAACTAGTTTTGGACTAAGGGAAAATTTGAAGAGACACCAGAGAATCCACACGGGCGAAACCTTTCAGTTGTGATGTTTGTGGGATTAGATTTACAGAAAAGGGAAGTTTGAAGTTACACCAGACGGTCCACACAGGAGACAAACCATTCAGTTGTGATGCTTGTGGGATTAGATTTACAGAAAAGGGAAGTTTGAAGTTACACCAGACGGTCCACACAGGAGACAAACCATTCAGTTGTGATGCTTGTGGAACTAGATTTAGACTAAGTGGAAATTTGAAGCGACACCAAAGAGTTCATATAGGATAGGTATGGCCCTTTTTAGTTTTACAAGATGAATGACTTGCTGGTCAAAACTGCTATCTCTTGGAAACAAAAAAGCCAGAAACTGTACAactgtatatgtatttttttatgtaatgtttttaaaataaactttttccAGTCTTCGTTTGTTACTGAAACTGTTATGGTTCCTATGGTTTTGTATAAATTCCTGGGAATAATCTATAAAATCTAAATTTcttggaaaatgaatgaattcaactAACCCATTGAACTAGTAAACTGCTCATCAACACTTTGATATCTCAACTGCTCCGGTCTGCCTTGTGATgataagagaataaagtgtgttttcttgctCTCTTCAGTCCCATCCAACCTCTTGAACCTgaatctttatttcctttttgtttctcacaAATTACCTTCTCTGACTGCAGTATTTCTGTGCGTCGGTCAGAGATGCAGAAGACGTTGTAGTGGTCGGTACGTACGCCCCGACCTCAGAGCCCGTTGTCATGGCTGACCCTGAACATCCGGAGCTTCGGTTCCACACATGATGCCAGCATCACGAGCCCCCCTCTCCTGAGCAGGGACACACAGACGTTTGTCACCTTAGACTATTTGACTCGAAGGAACGCTTGGAGCATCAGTATCTGTGTCAAagcctttttaataaaaagcagTGACAATCGTAGTGACTTCTGGTCGGCACTTTTTGAGGCGTGATGCACGCGTCGTCCTCAGTCTTCTCAAACCTTCCTGTCAGTTGGCGTTGATGTGAAGGTCAACGTTCTGGTCATGTGCTGAAGGAGAgaactgaaaaccacaacctctaCGTCACACTTCTCATGATGTTTGAGTAACAAGAATGATAGGTGAGTATGTGGAATGTAGTCCTATCCATCAAAATATGAACTGAATAATTATTGTTGCTATATCAAACCGTCTCTGTACTTTATAAAACCTTTTATAAAGCTAATGCAGTGTGGTGTAATACAACAGCCCTGAATTAAATGTTTACCTCATTAACGTTTTGATGTTTCTTCCATCCAGTATTAATGAAAATGAGAGTTACACCCGTCAGTGTAATCCAGTAAAGTTCATCAGCAccacaaactacagctgctccACTACATGACACATGTTTATCTTAAATATCCAAATTAAATCGATGAAAACGAAACAAAAGCTTGATAGTAAAACGGtccatattaaaatgtaatagcAAGACCAGCAaacgtggtgacgtcatcacgtCAGCTGCCGTTCCAAACGCGGAAATGAGGGTCTGGACTCCCGAGTCCTTTGTTCCGAGTGCGCAAGTCCGTTCTCGCCTTTTTTAGAGTTTGGGAAAGACACtcggttgttgttgctgctgcagaaacCGGTTGGAGGACACGAAGGTTCGTCCTCAGTGCGGAGGAGACTTCTGTCTCCGTGTTTGTCTCCATGTCTAAACTACACGCGCTGAGACTGTTGCTGCGACAGCGAGGCGACGCCGAGGAGACATCAGCTCTGATTGACGGATTAATATCAGATTATGAGGAGGAAATTCATCGTTTGAGAGAAAACGAGCGACGATACAAGCTGCTGGATGCTGTTTTCAGCCCCACGGTCCGATTACAGCGATCAGGTTTGTGCTTCTTCTTTGTCGCCAGTCTTCGTGTTCATTTAACGGGCCGAGTCGCGTTTCTTAGCAACCGTCTAGTTCGGCTGTGGATCCGCTAGCTAACTTAGCCAGCTGTTAGCTAAAGGTGAAAGCTAAGCGCCTCAGATCTCTTCCGGTCTCTGCACGCGCAGATGGAAACACGCACGTTGGCGCGTGTCGTTCCTCCTCTACGTCCATCTGCGGTGAACGCAAAGCAACGGAAGGAGTTGTCCGCCTCGCTTCCCGTAGCGTGCGTCGGGCCGCTGACCCGCACGGCGCCGTCTTCTTCGTGCCGCTTGGTGGCGGTTCAGCAGCTCACGAGACGCTGCTTCCCCTCCGGCCATTGTGCTTTAAGGAAGGAGACGTTAGTCGGGATGGATTTTAGCCGTCACTCCGGTTCCACTTGTGACGTCACGTTACGTTGTAACGTGTCTCACGTTAACGTGACATGCAGAACAGGAACCAGTTGCCAACTAATTTCCCGGGAAAGTTGCCATGTGACGTCGTGACGTCATTGGCCGATGAAGTAAAACTGCGTacgtagaaaacaaaaaaattgacTGGCCATGTCCCCTAAAAATATGTTTGTTCATTATCACATATTTCATTTGTAGATCACATTTTATATGatcagacatttttaaacacagcaCATTCAATTACATGTTACTTATTATTGAgcaattaaaataatacatgatcaattctttatttatataaattcctTGCCTGTCTCACTTCCGAAAGCCGGCTCTGATATTTGTGTATTAAGTGACAGTTGTCCATAATATGCTCCTTGTAGAtgtccagcagctgcagactAAAGCAGAACCCCTCGACctgaaggaggaaaaggaggaagtcTGGATCTGTGTAGAGGGAGAACAGCTTAACAGCCTGGAGAAGGCCAGTGTCAACAAGTTTCAATTAATTGATGTTACCAGTGATGTGAAGAGTGAGGATGATGAACCTCAAACCTCACAGCTTCATCAAAGCCAAACAGAGGAcaacagagagacggagctTCCAGCCAGAAGATCCGCTACGCAGATAAAAACAGAGAAGTATGGAGAGGACTGTTACGGATCAGGACCAAGAAACGTAAATCCACATAGTCCTTCACATCCAAATACCGATGAAGAAAAGGCTTTAGAATTCTCAGAGTCTCAAGTGAGTAATGATAATTGTCAAGACCTATTGTCAAATTCTGGACCTGAAAGTCTAGGCAGAGACAATGTTTACAAGAAGACAAGGGCACCGGAGTCTGCTGCACCTGCCCTGAAGCATCAGGAACCTCATGCGTGTCATCTGGGTTGTGACATTGGGAACATACCCTTTAGCTACTTTAGGTGTAGTTATAGATTTTACTACAAGGGGTTTCTTAGGAGACACATGATGTGTCATTTTGGAAAAATGTCCTCAATTTGTTTTGGTAGTAAGAAATGCTCGAGAGGAAAGCAGAAAGAGTCACGGCAAAGAGGCCTTACAAGAGAGAAACCACATGGTTGTGATATTTGTGGTAAAagatttgcagaaaaaaaaaatctgaagaaACATCAGATGGtccacacaggagagaaaccatTCAGTTGTGATGTTTGCGGGACTAGATTTAGAGAACAAGGAAATTTAAAGAGGCACCAGAGAATCCACACAGGGGACAGACCATTTAGTTGTGATCTTTGTGGGAGTCGATTTATACAAAGGGCAGGTTTGGTGGAACACCAGAGAAtccacacaggagagaaaccatTCTGCTGTGATGTTTGCGGTACTAGATTTAGACGAAAGGGACATTTGAGTAGACACCAGAGAATCCACACAGGAGAAAAACCATTCAGTTGTGATTTTTGTGGGACTAGATTTATACACAGGGGAGATTTGACTAACCACCAGAGAATTCACACTGGAGAGAAACCATTCAGTTGTGATGTTTGTGGGACTAGATTTAGACAAAAGGCAGGTTTGAAGAGTCACCAGAGAAtccacacaggagagaaaccatTCAGTTGTGATGTCTGTGGGTTAAGATTTACACAACATGGAAATTTGACGAAACACATGAAGTTACACTCTGTAGAGAATCAAATCAGTTGTGATGTTTGTGGGATTAGATTTTCAGACAAGAGACATTTGAAGACTCACCAGACTAtccacacaggagagaaaccatTCTGTTGCGATGTTTGTGGGACTAGCTTTAGACTAAAGAGCGATTTGAAAACCCACCAGAGAATCCATACAGGAGAGAAACCATTCAGTTGTGATTTATGTGGGTCAAGATTTTCAAACAGGGGAAACTTGAAGAGTCACCAGAGAAtccacacaggagagaaaccatTCAGTTGTGATGTTTGTGGGTCAAGATTTACACAACAGGGAAATTTGAAGAAACATCAGAGAGTCCACACAGGATAGAATTGGTTCCTTTCAGTCGAACAAGATACATGATTTCAGTGTTTTAGTTAAAACCATAGCCATTTTAAtcattcttgttttctttctcctgtgTTCATTTAAAGGGGACATATAATGAGAATTCCATTATTATAGTTCTTCTACACCTTAATGTGG
It contains:
- the LOC120819640 gene encoding uncharacterized protein LOC120819640, whose product is MSKLHALRLLLRQRGDAEETSALIDGLISDYEEEIHRLRENERRYKLLDAVFSPTVRLQRSDVQQLQTKAEPLDLKEEKEEVWICVEGEQLNSLEKASVNKFQLIDVTSDVKSEDDEPQTSQLHQSQTEDNRETELPARRSATQIKTEKYGEDCYGSGPRNVNPHSPSHPNTDEEKALEFSESQVSNDNCQDLLSNSGPESLGRDNVYKKTRAPESAAPALKHQEPHACHLGCDIGNIPFSYFRCSYRFYYKGFLRRHMMCHFGKMSSICFGSKKCSRGKQKESRQRGLTREKPHGCDICGKRFAEKKNLKKHQMVHTGEKPFSCDVCGTRFREQGNLKRHQRIHTGDRPFSCDLCGSRFIQRAGLVEHQRIHTGEKPFCCDVCGTRFRRKGHLSRHQRIHTGEKPFSCDFCGTRFIHRGDLTNHQRIHTGEKPFSCDVCGTRFRQKAGLKSHQRIHTGEKPFSCDVCGLRFTQHGNLTKHMKLHSVENQISCDVCGIRFSDKRHLKTHQTIHTGEKPFCCDVCGTSFRLKSDLKTHQRIHTGEKPFSCDLCGSRFSNRGNLKSHQRIHTGEKPFSCDVCGSRFTQQGNLKKHQRVHTG